The Primulina eburnea isolate SZY01 chromosome 6, ASM2296580v1, whole genome shotgun sequence genome contains a region encoding:
- the LOC140834819 gene encoding CASP-like protein 1C1, with the protein MGLDYKGRIPMFVLRLVALASTLTATLIMVTSHDSAEFFSIKFEADYKKSPAFNYFVIMNAIACGYTFILSFLPAKTSYGHFVLVLDLVMTLLLVSSISACLAIGQVGKNGNSNAGWLPICGQVPKFCDHVTAALIAGFVASTIYLIIVIYSLHNLINLLTLKS; encoded by the exons ATGGGTTTAGATTATAAAGGCAGAATCCCCATGTTTGTGCTGAGGCTTGTGGCCTTGGCTTCCACACTTACTGCAACATTGATCATGGTCACAAGCCATGACTCGGCTGAATTTTTTAGCATCAAATTCGAAGCCGATTACAAGAAATCACCGGCTTTCAA CTACTTTGTAATAATGAATGCAATAGCATGTGGCTACACCTTTATACTATCCTTTCTCCCTGCTAAGACTTCTTACGGCCACTTTGTCTTGGTTCTCGATTTG GTTATGACACTATTGCTGGTTTCTAGCATATCGGCATGTTTGGCTATAGGCCAAGTGGGGAAGAATGGAAATAGCAATGCTGGTTGGCTACCAATTTGCGGCCAAGTTCCTAAATTTTGTGACCATGTTACGGCTGCTCTTATTGCTGGCTTTGTGGCCTCAACTATTTATCTTATCATAGTTATTTACTCTCTTCATAATCTCATTAATTTACTCACTCTCAAGTCATAG
- the LOC140834816 gene encoding uncharacterized protein, with protein MSAEKGISKRVLESNNLKRKRVIVDDDFDAAISSDIKGILSALQHIKEKAQKDGQKKNEETISSVSSEIKSSLDELKSKLEKERQNFAKTLYKNSKECENLLKNETAKFQETFEKFCKEKAMHLQALKDVISKYEEEKERLFIRYEQLRKKEKNMLNEHEKSSAARIGQLEESLKKKKQDDKTFSMLRKTLGSFLGNTSDEDFPPDD; from the exons ATGTCAGCAGAAAAAGGGATCTCCAAACGAGTGTTGGAGTCGAATAATCTGAAACGAAAGCGAGTCATAGTCGACGATGATTTTGATGCCGCTATCTCCAG tgatatcaaaggaattttgAGTGCTCTTCAGCATATCAAGGAGAAGGCGCAAAAGGATGGTCAGAAGAAGAATGAGGAGACGATTTCGAG TGTGTCTTCAGAGATCAAGTCAAGTTTGGATGAATTGAAATCAAAGCTTGAGAAAGAAAG GCAAAACTTTGCAAAGACACTCTACAAGAACTCGAAAGAG TGTGAGAATCTACTGAAGAACGAGACAGCTAAGTTTCAAGAAACTTTTGAGAAGTTCTGCAAGGAGAAAGCTATGCATCTGCAGGCCTTGAAAG ATGTGATCTCCAAGTATGAAGAAGAGAAGGAACGATTATTCATACGATATGAACAACTAA GAAAGAAGGAGAAGAATATGTTAAATGAACATGAGAAATCAAGCGCTGCAAGAATAGGCCAACTGGAGGAGTcattgaagaagaagaagcag GATGATAAAACATTCAGCATGCTAAGGAAGACTCTGGGCTCTTTTCTGGGTAATACTTCAGACGAGGACTTCCCTCCTGATGACTGA
- the LOC140834813 gene encoding stem-specific protein TSJT1-like: MDKHPCRESIVTILLLNSIAGFSITRLLCFKMLAVFERTIGNPPKELSLPFDGRNSCLNCSPREMAETFRSWRSDATFYNLSNENFLALSHENENPVQPRSIVVIDEISCLFSGALFNTRDLRRHYGLARQATETMVIVEAYKVLRDRAPYPADQVVKQLHGSFAFILFDSKDSTLFLARDGDGRVQFHWGTATDGSLVCTDDPNVISVACGNCYTPFPPGCFFINKSGLMSFDHPLHKVVGIPQVDNHGHINAVIFQVDLFTRLHSIPRTGSSTNWAGAAIFDG; this comes from the exons ATGGATAAACATCCATGCAGAGAGTCCATCGTAACCATCTTACTGCTAAATTCGATCGCGGGTTTCTCCATTACCCGTTTGCTTTGCTTCAAAATGTTGGCAGTTTTCGAGCGTACCATCGGCAACCCTCCAAAAGAATTGAGTCTTCCTTTTGACGGAAGAAACAGCTGTTTGAACTGCTCCCCACGAGAAATGGCAGAAACTTTTCGTTCTTGGAGATCTGATGCCACTTTCTACAACCTTTCTAATGAAAATTTCTTGGCTTTGTCGCATGAAAATGAAAATCCAGTTCAACCCAG ATCAATTGTAGTGATAGATGAGATATCCTGCCTGTTTTCTGGGGCTTTGTTCAATACTCGTGATTTGAGACGTCATTACGGGCTTGCGAGACAAGCTACGGAAACCATGGTTATAGTTGAAGCCTACAAAGTATTGCGGGATCGTGCTCCTTATCCAGCCGATCAAGTTGTCAAACAACTCCATGGAAGTTTTGCTTTCATTTTGTTTGATTCCAAAGACTCCACTCTTTTTCTTGCCAGG GATGGTGATGGACGCGTGCAATTTCATTGGGGAACTGCAACGGATGGATCCTTAGTATGCACTGACGATCCAAATGTCATCTCTGTTGCCTGTGGAAATTGCTACACTCCCTTCCCTCCAG GCTGCTTCTTCATAAACAAGAGCGGGCTAATGAGTTTTGATCATCCACTTCATAAGGTGGTAGGTATCCCTCAAGTAGATAATCATGGACATATCAATGCTGTCATTTTTCAAGTAGACCTCTTTACCAGACTTCACAGCATCCCCCGCACCGGCAGCTCAACGAATTGGGCTGGTGCCGCTATCTTTGACGGCTAG
- the LOC140834807 gene encoding E3 ubiquitin-protein ligase JMJ24-like isoform X2 — protein sequence MDHPRLSSGVGEENIGIPDDLRCKRSDGKQWRCTAMSMPDKTVCEKHYIQAKKRAANSAMRASIKKTKRKFTGENDVYLESKSDEMDLPLSAQFGDYSGSASGTKKKDKLPKGQVNYSPEIPSGRSFSARSSLRSTDDLDGSEYEESRRSCRTPPTSAVDSSKSRSQKTFEETSDGSLESSDDTRGQPCHQCRRDDREMIWCLKCDRRGYCDSCISTWYPGIPVEEIQRVCPACRGTCSCWVCLRGDNLIKTRIREIPAKEKLQYLYCLLSAVLPIVKQIHSEQSSEVELEKKLRGNEIDLVRTKISADEQMCCNSCRMPIIDYHRHCTKCSYDMCLNCCKDMRKASNPSENVKMKQITGESDDRVEVMMFEHIKLSDIKLNLCRRYPDWKANADGSISCPKKEHGGCGSDLLILKRIFKMNWVAKLVKNVEEMVSGCKVCNSDNLEKTGFDLRLCQDANREKDDNLLYHPSSQDVKDGGIGDFRMHWNKGKPVIIKEIFGTSAMCIWDPMVIWSGIKETNEEKTKDADIFVKAVDYFDWTEINIELGEFMKGYFDGRIHENGRPQLLKLKDWPSPSASEEFLLCHRSEFINQLPLLEFIHSKWGLLNVAAKLPHYSLQNDVGPKIFITYGMHKEIGQGDSTDNLRLNMRDMVFLLVHISEAESQGMPTKIERTLKSGGISAEEQSCINPEIHSKSSPGGEDGPVTTLHPNDTVTRDGHETDKSYLDKETAVNYAENRAGENNSDKSQVGALWDVFHRKDVPLLIEYIRNHWKELGRADNIFTDNVSQSLHDGVIYLNRHHKRQLKEEFEVEPWSFEHHIGEAIFIPAGCPFQARHIQSSVQLGLDFLSPESLPEAIRLSEEIRGLPNDHESKLQILEVGKISLYAASSAIREVQKIVLDPKLGPELGFEDPNLTALVSKHLERMVKQRQVTCS from the exons ATGGACCATCCACGCTTGTCCTCTGGAGTAGGTGAGGAAAATATTGGGATTCCTGATGATTTGCGGTGTAAGAGGTCCGATGGGAAACAATGGAGATGCACCGCCATGTCCATGCCTGATAAGACTGTTTGCGAAAAGCATTACATCCAGGCAAAGAAGAGGGCAGCAAATTCTGCAATGCGTGCAAGTATAAAGAAAACTAAGAGGAAATTTACTGGTGAAAATGATGTCTACTTGGAAAGCAAGAGTGACGAAATGGATCTACCACTGAGTGCACAATTTGGGGACTATTCTGGCTCGGCCTCTGGGACGAAGAAAAAGGATAAATTACCTAAAGGACAGGTTAACTATTCACCTGAAATCCCCTCAGGAAGGAGCTTTTCAGCTCGAAGTTCTCTAAGGTCAACCGATGACCTTGACGGATCAGAGTACGAGGAGAGTCGAAGGTCTTgtagaacaccaccaacatctGCCGTGGATTCATCAAAAAGCAGATCGCAAAAGACATTTGAG GAGACTTCTGATGGAAGCTTGGAATCTTCTGATGATACTAGGGGACAACCTTGTCATCAATGTCGTCGTGATGATAGGGAAATGATTTGGTGCCTTAAATGTGATAGAAGAGGATATTGTGATAGTTGTATCTCTACATG GTATCCTGGCATCCCAGTGGAGGAGATTCAAAGGGTTTGTCCTGCATGTCGTGGTACATGCAGTTGTTGGGTTTGCTTACGAGGGGATAACCTGATTAAG ACAAGGATACGTGAGATACCAGCCAAAGAAAAATTGCAGTACCTCTATTGTCTTTTATCTGCTGTGCTTCCGATTGTGAAGCAGATCCATTCTGAACAGTCTTCTGAGGTAGAGCTGGAAAAAAAACTTCGAG GAAACGAAATAGACCTTGTCAGGACTAAAATAAGTGCCGATGAGCAAATGTGTTG TAATTCCTGCAGGATGCCCATCATTGATTATCATCGACATTGCACAAAGTGCTCGTATGATATGTGCCTTAACTGCTGCAAAGATATGAGAAAAGCATCTAACCCATCagaaaatgtcaaaatgaaACAGATTACAGGTGAAAGTGATGATCGAGTTGAAGTAATGATGTTTGAGCACATAAAATTATCGGATATTAAGCTAAATTTGTGTAGAAGGTATCCTGATTGGAAAGCTAATGCTGATGGCAGCATTTCATGCCCTAAAAAGGAACATGGGGGTTGTGGATCCGACCTTTTAATTTTGAAGCGCATCTTTAAGATGAATTGGGTTGCAAAACTTGTAAAAAATGTTGAAGAAATGGTCAGTGGTTGCAAGGTATGTAATTCTGATAACCTGGAGAAAACTGGATTTGACCTCAGGCTATGCCAGGATGctaatagagagaaagatgataACCTTTTGTACCATCCATCTTCACAAGATGTTAAAGATGGAGGGATTGGAGACTTCAGAATGCACTGGAACAAGGGGAAACCTGTTATCATTAAGGAGATTTTTGGTACATCTGCAATGTGCATTTGGGATCCTATGGTCATATGGAGTGGAATTAAGGAGACGAACGAAGAGAAAACTAAAGACGCTGACATATTTGTAAAAGCTGTTGATTACTTTGACTGGACTGAG ATTAATATTGAACTTGGGGAGTTTATGAAAGGCTATTTTGATGGTAGAATTCATGAAAATGGTCGGCCACAGTTATTAAAATTGAAGGATTGGCCTTCTCCGAGTGCTTCAGAAGAGTTTTTGTTGTGCCATAGatctgaattcatcaatcaactCCCCTTGCTCGAGTTTATACATTCCAAGTGGGGCCTGCTAAATGTTGCTGCAAAATTGCCTCATTATTCCTTGCAGAACGACGTGGGTCCTAAGATATTTATTACTTATGGGATGCACAAAGAGATTGGTCAGGGTGATTCGACAGATAATCTTCGTCTTAATATGCGTGACATG GTATTCCTTTTGGTTCATATTAGTGAAGCGGAGTCGCAAGGTATGCCTACTAAGATCGAGAGGACACTAAAGTCTGGGGGAATATCTGCTGAAGAACAATCATGTATTAACCCTGAAATTCACTCAAAATCATCACCTGGTGGAGAGGATGGTCCTGTTACAACTCTTCATCCGAATGATACAGTGACAAGGGATGGCCACGAAACCGACAAAAGTTATCTCGACAAAGAGACAGCTGTCAATTATGCAGAGAACAGAGCTGGAGAAAACAATTCTGACAAATCTCAAGTTGGAGCTTTATGGGATGTGTTCCACCGAAAGGATGTACCCCTACTGATTGAGTATATAAGAAATCACTGGAAGGAACTTGGGAGGGCGGACAATATTTTTACTGATAAT GTATCCCAGTCTCTTCATGATGGGGTAATATATTTGAATAGGCATCACAAAAGACAGCTGAAAGAAGAATTTG AAGTGGAGCCTTGGTCATTTGAACATCATATAGGTGAAGCTATCTTCATCCCTGCTGGATGTCCTTTCCAAGCAAGGCATATTCAG TCCTCTGTTCAGTTGGGCCTCGATTTTCTCTCCCCTGAAAGTTTACCAGAAGCTATAAGATTGTCTGAAGAAATTCGAGGTCTTCCAAATGACCATGAATCAAAGCTTCAAATATTGGAG GTGGGGAAAATATCATTATACGCAGCCAGTTCAGCCATAAGAGAAGTTCAGAAGATAGTTCTTGATCCAAA ACTCGGCCCCGAACTTGGTTTTGAGGATCCTAACCTAACGGCATTGGTCTCTAAACATTTGGAAAGAATGGTAAAACAAAGACAGGTCACTTGTTCTTGA
- the LOC140834807 gene encoding E3 ubiquitin-protein ligase JMJ24-like isoform X1, whose product MDHPRLSSGVGEENIGIPDDLRCKRSDGKQWRCTAMSMPDKTVCEKHYIQAKKRAANSAMRASIKKTKRKFTGENDVYLESKSDEMDLPLSAQFGDYSGSASGTKKKDKLPKGQVNYSPEIPSGRSFSARSSLRSTDDLDGSEYEESRRSCRTPPTSAVDSSKSRSQKTFEVSPKMETSDGSLESSDDTRGQPCHQCRRDDREMIWCLKCDRRGYCDSCISTWYPGIPVEEIQRVCPACRGTCSCWVCLRGDNLIKTRIREIPAKEKLQYLYCLLSAVLPIVKQIHSEQSSEVELEKKLRGNEIDLVRTKISADEQMCCNSCRMPIIDYHRHCTKCSYDMCLNCCKDMRKASNPSENVKMKQITGESDDRVEVMMFEHIKLSDIKLNLCRRYPDWKANADGSISCPKKEHGGCGSDLLILKRIFKMNWVAKLVKNVEEMVSGCKVCNSDNLEKTGFDLRLCQDANREKDDNLLYHPSSQDVKDGGIGDFRMHWNKGKPVIIKEIFGTSAMCIWDPMVIWSGIKETNEEKTKDADIFVKAVDYFDWTEINIELGEFMKGYFDGRIHENGRPQLLKLKDWPSPSASEEFLLCHRSEFINQLPLLEFIHSKWGLLNVAAKLPHYSLQNDVGPKIFITYGMHKEIGQGDSTDNLRLNMRDMVFLLVHISEAESQGMPTKIERTLKSGGISAEEQSCINPEIHSKSSPGGEDGPVTTLHPNDTVTRDGHETDKSYLDKETAVNYAENRAGENNSDKSQVGALWDVFHRKDVPLLIEYIRNHWKELGRADNIFTDNVSQSLHDGVIYLNRHHKRQLKEEFEVEPWSFEHHIGEAIFIPAGCPFQARHIQSSVQLGLDFLSPESLPEAIRLSEEIRGLPNDHESKLQILEVGKISLYAASSAIREVQKIVLDPKLGPELGFEDPNLTALVSKHLERMVKQRQVTCS is encoded by the exons ATGGACCATCCACGCTTGTCCTCTGGAGTAGGTGAGGAAAATATTGGGATTCCTGATGATTTGCGGTGTAAGAGGTCCGATGGGAAACAATGGAGATGCACCGCCATGTCCATGCCTGATAAGACTGTTTGCGAAAAGCATTACATCCAGGCAAAGAAGAGGGCAGCAAATTCTGCAATGCGTGCAAGTATAAAGAAAACTAAGAGGAAATTTACTGGTGAAAATGATGTCTACTTGGAAAGCAAGAGTGACGAAATGGATCTACCACTGAGTGCACAATTTGGGGACTATTCTGGCTCGGCCTCTGGGACGAAGAAAAAGGATAAATTACCTAAAGGACAGGTTAACTATTCACCTGAAATCCCCTCAGGAAGGAGCTTTTCAGCTCGAAGTTCTCTAAGGTCAACCGATGACCTTGACGGATCAGAGTACGAGGAGAGTCGAAGGTCTTgtagaacaccaccaacatctGCCGTGGATTCATCAAAAAGCAGATCGCAAAAGACATTTGAGGTTAGTCCTAAAATG GAGACTTCTGATGGAAGCTTGGAATCTTCTGATGATACTAGGGGACAACCTTGTCATCAATGTCGTCGTGATGATAGGGAAATGATTTGGTGCCTTAAATGTGATAGAAGAGGATATTGTGATAGTTGTATCTCTACATG GTATCCTGGCATCCCAGTGGAGGAGATTCAAAGGGTTTGTCCTGCATGTCGTGGTACATGCAGTTGTTGGGTTTGCTTACGAGGGGATAACCTGATTAAG ACAAGGATACGTGAGATACCAGCCAAAGAAAAATTGCAGTACCTCTATTGTCTTTTATCTGCTGTGCTTCCGATTGTGAAGCAGATCCATTCTGAACAGTCTTCTGAGGTAGAGCTGGAAAAAAAACTTCGAG GAAACGAAATAGACCTTGTCAGGACTAAAATAAGTGCCGATGAGCAAATGTGTTG TAATTCCTGCAGGATGCCCATCATTGATTATCATCGACATTGCACAAAGTGCTCGTATGATATGTGCCTTAACTGCTGCAAAGATATGAGAAAAGCATCTAACCCATCagaaaatgtcaaaatgaaACAGATTACAGGTGAAAGTGATGATCGAGTTGAAGTAATGATGTTTGAGCACATAAAATTATCGGATATTAAGCTAAATTTGTGTAGAAGGTATCCTGATTGGAAAGCTAATGCTGATGGCAGCATTTCATGCCCTAAAAAGGAACATGGGGGTTGTGGATCCGACCTTTTAATTTTGAAGCGCATCTTTAAGATGAATTGGGTTGCAAAACTTGTAAAAAATGTTGAAGAAATGGTCAGTGGTTGCAAGGTATGTAATTCTGATAACCTGGAGAAAACTGGATTTGACCTCAGGCTATGCCAGGATGctaatagagagaaagatgataACCTTTTGTACCATCCATCTTCACAAGATGTTAAAGATGGAGGGATTGGAGACTTCAGAATGCACTGGAACAAGGGGAAACCTGTTATCATTAAGGAGATTTTTGGTACATCTGCAATGTGCATTTGGGATCCTATGGTCATATGGAGTGGAATTAAGGAGACGAACGAAGAGAAAACTAAAGACGCTGACATATTTGTAAAAGCTGTTGATTACTTTGACTGGACTGAG ATTAATATTGAACTTGGGGAGTTTATGAAAGGCTATTTTGATGGTAGAATTCATGAAAATGGTCGGCCACAGTTATTAAAATTGAAGGATTGGCCTTCTCCGAGTGCTTCAGAAGAGTTTTTGTTGTGCCATAGatctgaattcatcaatcaactCCCCTTGCTCGAGTTTATACATTCCAAGTGGGGCCTGCTAAATGTTGCTGCAAAATTGCCTCATTATTCCTTGCAGAACGACGTGGGTCCTAAGATATTTATTACTTATGGGATGCACAAAGAGATTGGTCAGGGTGATTCGACAGATAATCTTCGTCTTAATATGCGTGACATG GTATTCCTTTTGGTTCATATTAGTGAAGCGGAGTCGCAAGGTATGCCTACTAAGATCGAGAGGACACTAAAGTCTGGGGGAATATCTGCTGAAGAACAATCATGTATTAACCCTGAAATTCACTCAAAATCATCACCTGGTGGAGAGGATGGTCCTGTTACAACTCTTCATCCGAATGATACAGTGACAAGGGATGGCCACGAAACCGACAAAAGTTATCTCGACAAAGAGACAGCTGTCAATTATGCAGAGAACAGAGCTGGAGAAAACAATTCTGACAAATCTCAAGTTGGAGCTTTATGGGATGTGTTCCACCGAAAGGATGTACCCCTACTGATTGAGTATATAAGAAATCACTGGAAGGAACTTGGGAGGGCGGACAATATTTTTACTGATAAT GTATCCCAGTCTCTTCATGATGGGGTAATATATTTGAATAGGCATCACAAAAGACAGCTGAAAGAAGAATTTG AAGTGGAGCCTTGGTCATTTGAACATCATATAGGTGAAGCTATCTTCATCCCTGCTGGATGTCCTTTCCAAGCAAGGCATATTCAG TCCTCTGTTCAGTTGGGCCTCGATTTTCTCTCCCCTGAAAGTTTACCAGAAGCTATAAGATTGTCTGAAGAAATTCGAGGTCTTCCAAATGACCATGAATCAAAGCTTCAAATATTGGAG GTGGGGAAAATATCATTATACGCAGCCAGTTCAGCCATAAGAGAAGTTCAGAAGATAGTTCTTGATCCAAA ACTCGGCCCCGAACTTGGTTTTGAGGATCCTAACCTAACGGCATTGGTCTCTAAACATTTGGAAAGAATGGTAAAACAAAGACAGGTCACTTGTTCTTGA